TTGGCTGCCAAGTGCATGAAGACAAATTTGGAAGAtgcaaatataaaatattttttttcttaatttaaaacttaaagaaaaacaaagtgaaaacatgaaattaaaagcTCAAGATTGAACCTCTACTTTAGCATCATCTTAGCTCAAAACTAAGCAATTAACTAAGAACTAACATAGTCAGAAAACAATGAGTACATAAAAAGTGAAAGTGATAGAAATGAAATCAAAGCAAAAAAAGAAGCAATAGTAGCATGCTCCAATTCCCAATGCCCCATTTGCAAAGAATAAAACTTTGATCCAGCATTGATCTATTTATGCCCAGAAACAATGGCAGCAAACCCCACATTTTGAAGCATTAAGATCTGTGATTACCAAAATGAGATTTTGATGGGTTCAGAAGAGTAACAGTTGGTGATTTCAGAAAATAAAGGGCAAAATAGAACTTGCCGGGACaaattcaagttttttttttttaattcaaaaagcGAATTTGCTAGGATTGAAGTGtaaattctttaaatttttaaaaagtaaatttgctgggaattaattatcttttttttttaatattttcaaaaggTAAATTTGTCAAAGGCGaataatctatttttatttttcaaatttaaaaaaaatgccgGCAAATTAATCTTTTAAAACACAATTTGTTGGGACAAAttgtctttttgttatttttaaatttctaaacATACTATACACTGAAGACGAATTTTGAGTACGATATCTTAAAAAGTAATAATCTTATACAAATTAAAAAGCGTGTAAATTTTGCACTATAATACATATTTCGTTTACGgtaaaaaaagcaaaaaatataCACATATCTTATTACAAACAAGATTCTTTTTTTGGCATATTTTATTTACAGtaaataaaatatgtgttattttttcttgtttattgtaCAATCAAGACACAGTAAATTTGTCAAGAGTGTGTGCATCAGCTTCAGGTGGAATCTGTCCAACTCTATCCTTAAGTCACATGTAGACTAAGgaaaattttcaataatttttaactattgatcttaattataaaaaatatatctaatatatataattaaaattaacgattaaaaattattgaaacaCCGATATACTGATATATTTAAAAACTTTCCGTAAGCTAAGGTGATACGCTACATCCTACAAGGTTATGCTGCACTCACGATTTATCTTGTCATCCTTCTTAGTCATTCACAAGTTCTAAGTTGCTATGTAACATTAGACTTGAACCTTATGCAAAAAAACACAATGTCTTTTGAACCAAGGGACCCTAACCACAGTATAGATGAGTGTCAAACTATTGGTTAAGCATAGATTTTATAACAGAGTCTTTGCAATTAGAGTACTAGAGTTTGATCGAGTGAAATATCACTACTGAATCAAGCATTATACAACAAACTTTGATGGAGCATTCGGCTGCATATCGCCATATATACTAGGAAGTTCGAAAGTATGAGGTACTACAATATACATGCTTGTACCAACGACATCTTGAATTCCATATCAACTTTATTTGTAAGGTCATTTTTTTTCTGGTAGAAGGTAATCCTTATGTTTTGTTAAGAATGATCCAAAATTTTATGAAATAAAGTTATAAGTTCAAACTATCGAATAAGACTCTATGGATAACAAAACAAGAAGTAATTGTTGAGATTTATGAGAATTAGGAAGAGTTTTACAACTAGCATCCAAAATTACTTAATGCGATGAAACATTATTTGTAAGGTATGGTACACAATTTTTAATCCCACGATTTTTAACTTGTACCATATTATGGTGATTTATGATAGTACTATAATTTCATACACTTGGTATCTCAATACAGTGCAACATACCTCATATGAATACGGGAAACGATATTATTTgacttaattatttcaaaatatttataaataggGTTCTAATTTCTAATGAATCGCCCAAACAAAAATATCATGCAAAACTTTAGTGATTTTACTTGTTATCCAAACATATTGAAGAACATTTTTTTCCTCCTCCACACGTATTCTACTATAGACCAGTTTGGTTTTGGAGTGATGTAGTGTGGAATAACTGATATAACTAAGTAACCAAAACTCCAAAACCGTTATGAAGACACAAATAGCAACATTCAATAGTCAATAAAAACACATCTACAAAAAACATACTCTTTCAACACTTATTCCACACTACATCACTCCAAAACCAAACTGAATTTTGCCACATTAAAAACAGAGCACTACAATATTATGAACCCAACAATTGGACAATGCAGCATGTGCCTAAAAGCAACCCTAATTGATGTCAGcttaataaaacataaaacacTTACATCTCATGAAAAAGGACACCATTGACATTCCTCCACTAAACAGCAACAGTCAAAACTGCAACTGAAAACTTCTTCAAACTTCCAATGAATCAGAATTCTGCATAATCAAGCAAACAGTTGTAAACTGTTCAAGGAAGTTACATAAGCAAGCCATACCCTGCACATCAGACCAGTCAAGAAACCATGAGCTAAGCATCGTCAACAAGAACATCATCTACTTCATTCTCACTCTCCAAAATACCCACCAAAGACATGCAAGTTTCAACATCCCACATTCAAACAATGATCAAGGAAGAAGAATGAGGGAAACAGAAGATGGAAACATATAACCGGAGATTCAATAAAAGATTAAGAACATAAGGATCAAACTCCATAATCGGCATACACACACGAACAAATTGCAAATCACAAACCCTAACAAATCAATTGGCAAGCAAACACATAACAACTCAACACACACAACACAGAAAGAACAGGGTTAAGCAATGGGACAGAACCAGAGCACAATTCAGACGCAACATCGCCACAGGCCGTACCAACAGTGACTAATATCTGCATCAAGCACCATTTCCCGATTCCTTACCAACCCTAACCATTTGAAACCGCAAGCCATCGTCATCACCGACACAATTTTCACCTTTTAAAAGAAATTCTGAATGCAGAGAAAATTCCAAATCAGCAAAGAATTCACGAGCTTTCTATTCATGATAGATAGATATGAAGCAAAGGGTTTGTACCTTAATCTTGAGCACAAAATTAAGGGCTTCTTCCATTGCAATAGGTTTTAGAGGACTCCATGGCCTTTAAACAGGTCTTTCAATttgatgtttggaattccaacCTGTTCTACTCAATGATCTGTGCAactattcaatttaattccaaaTCTTCCTTGTTTGTCAGCATCACAACATGGCCATTCTTCATAGACATCAGTGGATGATGCTCCTGTTCTAATGGAAAGTATCGAATTTGACAATATCAATAACTACCCTTTTTCCAAATGAGTTTAGACCTGAAGATCATTTCATTTGCCATAAAGTGAGTTTGGCAGTCTCAACAACCAACTTTAGTATTGAAATAAAGAATGAATTCCATAATGTACAGATGGCTGATCAGATTAACAAGTGAGAATATCTTGAAATTCATATGCAATATGAATCTGAGACCATTATTTTTGAAGTTATATTACTTCAAATAAATAGAATGCATCTTTTGATCTGGAGAAATCCTCGAGTCCCTTACTCAAGTGGTTTAAAACTCTGTAAATTTCTTCTGAATATGTACAACACTTATCATCAGCAACAAATTTGTGGATGGACTGGTCAATTTCTATGAAACTCCAAGCAGAAATGGTTGACACTCCCCTTTTTTTCATCAGTCTTCTCGTCTCGGAGACACCTTCCCATTTGCCCGTACTTGCATACATGTTTGCTAGAAGGATGTAATATCCACTACGTTGAGGCTCCAATTCTATCAAATACTTCCCAACTCTATGTGCCAGTTCAACATGACAATGCATCATGCATCCGTTGAGCAAAGACCCCCATATGGCTCCATCCGGTTCTATCGGCATCCTAGCAACTAACGCTAAAGCATCTTTGATTCGCCCGCCTCGCGCCAAAATATCAACCATGCATCCATAGTGTTCAATGGATGGTAGGATGCCATATTTTCCACTCATTCGTTCAAAAAACCACCACGCTTTAGTCAACAAGTCCTTGTGATTGCAGGAAGTTAGAATACCAACAAAAGTAACTGCATTGGGTTTGGGTCCAACCTTCTCCATCTTATCGAAAAGCTCAAGAGCCATATAATTCTTTCCATTAATAGCCAAACCCAATATCATAGCACTCCAAGTAGCAACATCCTTACTAGGCATACTATCAAACACTTTCTCTGCCTCTTCTACCCACCCACACTTGGTGTAGAAATCAATCAACGCAGTCCCCAGTTCGAGTTCATACTCCAAACCATTTTCATCAATGTAACTGTGAATCCATTTGCCTTCTTCAAATGCACCCACAGCAGCACATGCATTGAGCACACTCACCAGAAGAGAGCCATTCAAATTAACATCATTTCCACAACACTTGAGCTCGTGGAAAACTTGAATGCCCTCATTGAAACAACCATTTCTCACATACCCAGACACCATGGCGCTGTAGGATACCTCATTCCTTTGCGGCATCTCATCAAACAACAGCCTTGCTTTCTCAATTAAACCATTATTACAATAACCAGTAACAAGACCAGTCCAACACACCACATTCTTGTTGGAACATTCATCGAACACCTGGCGTGCAACACCAACCTCTCCATGATCACAATAAACACCAATCAAAGAACTCACTACAAAAGCATCATAATCCACACTCCCTAACTTCACCACTTGAGCATGGGCTTGTTGGAGGAGAGACAAAGAGCCACGGCAAGATTTGACAAACATGGTGAAGGTGTGAGAGTTGGGCCTAACACCAGTGGCTAGCATTTGTTTGAAAAGCAGAAAACAGTTGTAAAATTGTGAGTCTCTTGAAAAAGCTGTTATCATGACATTGAAATCGAAGACAGTGTGAATTGGCATGTGAATGAAAAAGGCCTCTAAACAGCGCATATTGCGGCGGTTGCGCTGGTGGCATTGGAAATAGAAGGCCAAGAGTCTGCTGGAGACGTAGGAGAATCGTGCAAGGCCATTGGTGATTGCGTGGGCGTGGATTCGCTTTAACTCTCTCGTGCTTGGATTTATGGTTCCTTGCAAGAGACGAAGGCATGGTGGGATTGAGCTCATAGGAGAGAGAGACTATTTTTTTTGGTTGCCCTCTGAATCCTCCATCCCGATAGAGGAAAACTAATCTATCGCGAATTTAAACTTCGTTTAAGGGTCTGTCGTTAGCTAATAAATTGCTGCATTAGAAGCAGAACAAATTGAACTGAACTGTGTCAGAAAACAAAACATGCATAAGCTCAGTTCCAGGGTCCAGGCTGAACTGAACTTGATAGAGCTGCAAACATTTTGAGGAAgagtaaataataaataattatttttggtcGANNNNNNNNNNNNNNNNNNNNNNNNNNNNNNNNNNNNNNNNNNNNNNNNNNNNNNNNNNNNNNNNNNNNNNNNNNNNNNNNNNNNNNNNNNNNNNNNNNttattaagaataaataaaatacgtaaaaatatataatagttaaaaatgtgtataaaataatatttataaaaatatgtattgaattattttattgagaAAAAATTCTATGGCAATCATAAAGGCAGGCCACTTCATTTAAAAATACACTTTGTTAATTCTAAACTTGTACATTCTCAAACCAATGCAAACAACTAAATTGAAGAACTTACCTTTTCTTCAGCAGTGCTATTTAGAAAACAGAAAAACGCTTCCGAAAATTGAAAGCCGCAGGGACCAGTTTGCAAGTCAGCAATGCAAGGACATTTTAGAGCTCTCTGAACTTTTGCCTCATCAAGTctacaacaacatcaacaataaaCAAATATAAAAGTACTAGCAGTGAATGAATTAAAGTGTAAGTTGGTCATTATTGATGCTGAGACAAAGCAAATGCTTCATTAAGCAAAAGATTCCAAATGTAATAACCAAGGAGCAAGTCAAGCTAATTGGCCAAGGACTTGTCTGATTTCAATTTATATAATAGAAGTTATTTGACCAAGTCATTATCAATGGTAGATAACATAATTCTAGTTCTAGGTAGCATTAACAAGTTCATTGCATTAACATTAACATTATAGATTAGTTACCAGTTAGCAACTCTAACATGCACCAATATCACTTGTATTACCTCAACGTCTTTCATTCTATCAAATCCACATTCTTATTTCTTCCATGCATCAAACCCTTAACTACTTATGAAAACTGGCAATAAATCATAAGTAAATGAAACGGATTAGTTCTTGACCTGTCGGATTGGGATTGGGAGATACCGTGGGCAACAAAAAAAACTGTAAAAATGGGTGACTAATTGACTATGTAAAAAAGTATTGTCTCCCCTGCTTCAAATCATAGTAAAACAGAAAGTAATACAAATGATAAAGCTAAGTTAAAAAGTGTAAAGAAGGAAatcagaaagtaaagagaaaagAGATGACCTACTGTGTTAGATGGCGCAGCAGCAGGGGAGAGACTAGAGAGGAATGTCGTTGGCCGTTGCTGTGTTAGAAATCGATCGACGACAGTGAGCGACGGAGAGTAGTTCGACGATGGCGACTGTGACGGTGGCAGTGGTGGGTTGGTTGCGGCGACAGTAGGGGAGAGACGAGAGAGGATGCTGGAACGGCGATTAGGGTTTttcagtttttttaattttttgagtttTGAAGATTGAAGTTACTGCTGTGAATAACCGTGTGCTTACCACCTTTTTCTTTAATACCGCTTTCAAATTCCAAACCATTATTATTCCCTTcaccttcttctccttcatcatcatcatcatcatcatcaaattcaATTCAAGTgaagcaccaccaccaccactcagCAATGGTGACTCTTCTTGTTGCTACAACCTCCGACCCTGCTTCCATCAACCCTGCCAATGCCCGCTTGGCAACCAGGTCCCCATTCAATTATCAATACTTCATTTtcaaattcctcttttcttttttggAATAATAGTTAAAATGGTCGTGAAAGATCACTTAATAGTGAAtcaattttgaggtatttcatatgtCGAGAACTGAATTAACAACTATTTTGACTATTAACGGTTTTGCTACTGTAGATATCATTGAGTTAGTTATATATTAGTCAGTTATGTTTCTTATAATTAGTAAAAATTCATTTCTAGTTGTTTTCTACGAATTATTTATTCTGATGCAATGGATTGCAACACCTTTGATTGTTTATTATAGGATGACATGAAGAGTTTCTGTAATGGAGGGGTGAGGGTTTTGCTTCATGGGAAGAGCATAGTGGTGGAGGATGACTTGGACAAGAGGTGGAAAGAGAAGACTGGTGAGGTTGTTGATGAGGTCATCTTCTTCAGCAAGCACACTGCTGTTTCTAACAAACCTGCCCTCACTGTTCATCCCATTGGTATTCATTTCTTGTCTTGATTTCCCTCTTTTTCTGTTCTTCTTGCTTGGGATACCAACTTGTATAGTTCTTTCATGTTTCTTCCCCTGGTCCCTGAATTTGAGGTGTGTTTTCTTTTGAGCAATTGAGAAATTCAGAATGCCTTCTTAAATTTAGCACTTTTCGGAACTACATGCCTTCTTTTCCGTTGGACAAAAATGGCTTTTTGTTAAATTGTGTTTTCAATAATGGGATTGTAGTTTTCAAAAGCTATTCTATCAGAATTTGATATGTTTCCTCAATTTAGATTACTTTGGAGGCCACTCATCACGGGCCATTCAC
The DNA window shown above is from Arachis ipaensis cultivar K30076 chromosome B08, Araip1.1, whole genome shotgun sequence and carries:
- the LOC107612640 gene encoding pentatricopeptide repeat-containing protein At5g06540-like, which gives rise to MSSIPPCLRLLQGTINPSTRELKRIHAHAITNGLARFSYVSSRLLAFYFQCHQRNRRNMRCLEAFFIHMPIHTVFDFNVMITAFSRDSQFYNCFLLFKQMLATGVRPNSHTFTMFVKSCRGSLSLLQQAHAQVVKLGSVDYDAFVVSSLIGVYCDHGEVGVARQVFDECSNKNVVCWTGLVTGYCNNGLIEKARLLFDEMPQRNEVSYSAMVSGYVRNGCFNEGIQVFHELKCCGNDVNLNGSLLVSVLNACAAVGAFEEGKWIHSYIDENGLEYELELGTALIDFYTKCGWVEEAEKVFDSMPSKDVATWSAMILGLAINGKNYMALELFDKMEKVGPKPNAVTFVGILTSCNHKDLLTKAWWFFERMSGKYGILPSIEHYGCMVDILARGGRIKDALALVARMPIEPDGAIWGSLLNGCMMHCHVELAHRVGKYLIELEPQRSGYYILLANMYASTGKWEGVSETRRLMKKRGVSTISAWSFIEIDQSIHKFVADDKCCTYSEEIYRVLNHLSKGLEDFSRSKDAFYLFEVI